One stretch of Flavobacterium sp. 9 DNA includes these proteins:
- a CDS encoding agmatine/peptidylarginine deiminase: protein MSNNRRFPAEWEKQQGIVLCFPHNGNDWPGKYEAVQWAFVEFIKKVATFETVFLVVADEKLKEKVAEMLERARVNIANVSFIIHKTNRSWMRDSGPIIVKNGSKREALNFNFNGWAKYKNYQLDKFVPGKIADFIDVPLTQVMYKGKPVIVEGGAIDVNGKGTLLTSEECLMHPSIQVRNKNFTKEDYEAVFKEYLGVTNVIWLGDGIEGDDTHGHIDDLCRFVNEDTIVTIVETDKNDSNYKPLQDNLKRLQNAKLEDGKSPTIVALPMPKRVDFEELRLPASYANFLILNNCVLVPTFNDSNDRVALNILSECFPDREVIGISCIDFIWGFGTLHCLSQQIPA from the coding sequence ATGTCAAATAATAGAAGATTTCCAGCAGAATGGGAAAAACAACAAGGAATCGTATTGTGTTTTCCGCATAATGGTAACGACTGGCCAGGAAAATACGAAGCAGTTCAATGGGCTTTTGTAGAATTTATTAAAAAAGTAGCCACTTTTGAAACTGTTTTTTTGGTCGTAGCCGATGAAAAATTAAAAGAAAAAGTTGCTGAAATGCTTGAAAGAGCACGAGTAAATATTGCAAATGTTTCTTTTATTATTCATAAAACCAACAGAAGCTGGATGCGTGATTCTGGACCAATTATTGTTAAAAATGGTTCGAAAAGAGAGGCTTTAAACTTTAATTTTAACGGTTGGGCGAAATATAAAAACTATCAATTAGATAAATTTGTTCCGGGTAAAATAGCTGATTTTATTGATGTTCCTTTAACACAAGTAATGTACAAAGGAAAACCGGTTATTGTAGAAGGCGGTGCAATTGATGTAAACGGAAAAGGAACTTTATTAACCTCAGAAGAATGTTTGATGCATCCTTCAATTCAGGTTCGAAATAAAAACTTTACTAAAGAAGATTACGAAGCTGTTTTTAAAGAATACTTGGGAGTTACAAACGTAATTTGGCTTGGAGATGGAATAGAAGGTGATGATACGCACGGTCACATCGATGATTTATGCCGATTTGTAAACGAAGATACGATTGTAACAATTGTAGAAACAGATAAAAACGACTCAAATTACAAACCATTACAGGATAATTTGAAGCGTTTGCAAAATGCAAAACTTGAAGACGGAAAATCTCCAACAATTGTTGCATTACCAATGCCAAAACGTGTAGATTTTGAAGAATTAAGATTACCGGCGAGTTATGCGAACTTCTTAATCTTGAATAATTGTGTTTTGGTTCCAACTTTTAACGATAGTAATGATAGAGTTGCACTAAATATATTGTCAGAATGTTTCCCAGACAGAGAAGTAATCGGAATTAGTTGTATCGATTTTATCTGGGGATTTGGGACATTACATTGCTTGAGTCAACAGATTCCAGCTTAA
- a CDS encoding GNAT family N-acetyltransferase has translation MITISEAAIGDIKQIQTIVHITWPITYGEILSKEQLDYMLDLFYSDEALTEQYNKREQLFYMIYEGETNIGFIGIEHNYNGEAVTKIHKIYLLPETQGKGIGKKVIDEIGKLASENNSTALSLNVNRFNSALGFYKKIGFEIIDEVNIDIGKGYLMEDYVMKKPL, from the coding sequence ATGATCACAATTTCAGAAGCAGCTATAGGCGACATCAAGCAAATTCAGACTATAGTACATATTACATGGCCAATTACTTATGGTGAAATTTTATCAAAAGAACAATTGGATTATATGTTGGATCTTTTTTATTCTGATGAAGCTTTAACGGAGCAATACAATAAAAGAGAACAATTGTTTTATATGATTTACGAAGGTGAAACTAATATAGGTTTTATCGGAATTGAACATAATTATAACGGAGAAGCAGTAACAAAAATTCATAAAATCTATCTTTTGCCGGAAACCCAAGGAAAAGGAATCGGTAAAAAAGTTATTGATGAAATCGGGAAACTAGCTTCAGAAAATAACTCAACAGCTTTATCTTTAAATGTAAACCGCTTTAATTCGGCATTAGGATTCTACAAGAAAATAGGTTTTGAAATTATCGATGAAGTAAACATTGATATTGGAAAAGGTTATTTAATGGAAGATTATGTGATGAAGAAACCATTGTAA
- a CDS encoding GMP reductase yields MRIETDLKLGFKDVMIRPKRSTLKSRSEVSLERNFKFLHSTTIWTGIPIMAANMDTVGTFEMAEVLAKEKLFTAIHKHYSLEEWNNFLQKVTPDFYNYIAISTGTGKEDFAKIGQIITANLLLKFICIDVANGYSEHFVQFLKQTRKQYPDKVIIAGNVVTGEMVEELLLAGADIVKVGIGPGSVCTTRVKTGVGYPQLSAIIECADAAHGLGGHIISDGGCSTPGDVAKAFGAGSDFVMLGGMLAGHTESGGELIEVNGEKFKQFYGMSSTTAMDKHVGGVAEYRASEGKTVQVPFKGKVINTILDILGGLRSTCTYVGASRLKELTKRTTFIRVSEQENQIFTK; encoded by the coding sequence ATGAGAATAGAAACTGATCTGAAATTAGGGTTTAAAGATGTGATGATTAGACCAAAAAGATCAACGCTCAAAAGTAGATCTGAAGTCTCACTAGAACGAAATTTTAAATTTTTGCACAGTACCACAATCTGGACAGGAATTCCAATTATGGCTGCCAATATGGATACTGTAGGGACTTTTGAAATGGCAGAAGTTCTCGCTAAAGAAAAGCTTTTTACAGCTATTCACAAACATTATTCATTAGAAGAATGGAATAACTTCCTGCAAAAAGTAACACCGGATTTCTATAATTATATTGCAATAAGCACCGGAACCGGAAAGGAAGATTTTGCGAAAATCGGTCAAATTATAACCGCAAATCTGTTACTGAAATTTATTTGTATCGATGTAGCTAATGGATATTCAGAGCATTTTGTACAGTTCTTAAAACAAACCCGAAAACAATATCCTGACAAAGTTATTATTGCCGGAAATGTTGTGACAGGCGAAATGGTTGAAGAATTATTATTGGCTGGAGCCGATATTGTAAAAGTCGGAATTGGACCAGGTTCAGTTTGTACAACTCGTGTAAAAACTGGTGTTGGATATCCGCAGCTTTCAGCAATTATCGAATGTGCCGATGCTGCTCACGGTTTAGGCGGACACATAATTAGCGACGGCGGTTGCAGTACTCCGGGCGATGTAGCGAAAGCTTTTGGTGCAGGTTCAGATTTTGTAATGTTAGGCGGAATGCTTGCCGGACATACAGAAAGCGGAGGAGAACTGATCGAAGTAAACGGCGAAAAATTCAAACAGTTTTACGGAATGAGTTCTACAACCGCAATGGATAAACATGTTGGAGGAGTTGCAGAATATAGAGCAAGCGAAGGAAAAACGGTTCAGGTACCTTTCAAAGGAAAAGTTATAAATACAATATTGGATATTTTGGGAGGTTTAAGAAGCACTTGTACATATGTAGGCGCTTCAAGATTGAAAGAATTAACCAAACGCACCACTTTTATTAGAGTAAGCGAACAGGAAAATCAAATATTTACTAAATAA
- the glyA gene encoding serine hydroxymethyltransferase, which yields MQRDEQIFDLILEEQDRQIHGLELIASENFVSDEVMEAAGSVLTNKYAEGYPGKRYYGGCEVVDVIEQIAIDRAKELFGAEYANVQPHSGSQANTAVYHACLNPGDTILGFDLSHGGHLTHGSPVNFSGRLYKPVFYGVDAETGRLDYDKIQEIATKEQPKLIIAGASAYSRDMDFERFRVIADSVGAILFADISHPAGLIAKGLMNDPIPHCHIVSTTTHKTLRGPRGGLILMGKDFENPQGLKTPKGEIRMMSSLLDLAVFPGNQGGPLMHIIAAKAVAFGEALKDEFFTYAMQLQKNANAMADAFVKRGYKIISGGTDNHMMLIDLRNKNISGKEAENALVKAEITVNKNMVPFDDKSPFVTSGIRVGTAAITTRGLVEEDMETIVALIDKVLADHTNEAVIEEVANEVNEMMSERPIFVY from the coding sequence ATGCAACGCGACGAACAAATTTTTGACCTTATACTAGAGGAACAAGACAGACAAATTCACGGATTAGAACTTATCGCTTCAGAGAATTTTGTAAGTGATGAGGTAATGGAAGCAGCTGGTTCTGTTTTAACTAACAAATATGCAGAAGGATATCCTGGCAAAAGATACTACGGCGGTTGCGAAGTAGTTGACGTTATTGAGCAAATTGCAATTGACAGAGCCAAAGAATTATTTGGTGCTGAATATGCAAACGTACAGCCTCACTCAGGTTCTCAGGCAAATACTGCAGTTTACCACGCATGTTTAAATCCTGGTGATACTATTTTAGGTTTTGATTTATCGCACGGTGGTCACTTAACTCACGGATCTCCGGTAAACTTTTCAGGTCGTTTATACAAGCCTGTTTTTTACGGTGTAGATGCTGAAACTGGTCGTTTAGACTATGATAAAATTCAGGAAATTGCTACTAAAGAGCAACCAAAATTAATCATCGCAGGAGCTTCGGCTTATTCTCGTGATATGGATTTTGAGCGATTCAGAGTAATTGCTGATAGTGTAGGAGCAATCTTATTTGCTGATATTTCTCACCCTGCAGGTCTTATTGCAAAAGGATTGATGAATGATCCAATTCCACATTGTCATATTGTTTCTACAACAACTCACAAAACATTACGTGGACCACGTGGAGGTTTGATCTTAATGGGGAAAGATTTCGAAAACCCACAAGGATTAAAAACTCCAAAAGGAGAAATCAGAATGATGTCTTCATTATTAGACCTTGCTGTTTTCCCAGGAAATCAAGGTGGACCATTAATGCATATTATCGCTGCTAAAGCTGTTGCTTTTGGTGAAGCTCTTAAAGATGAGTTCTTTACATATGCAATGCAATTACAAAAAAATGCAAATGCTATGGCAGATGCTTTTGTAAAAAGAGGATACAAAATTATTTCTGGCGGAACTGATAACCACATGATGCTTATTGACTTAAGAAATAAAAATATTTCTGGTAAAGAAGCTGAAAATGCATTAGTAAAAGCAGAAATCACAGTAAATAAAAACATGGTTCCATTTGATGATAAATCACCATTTGTAACTTCTGGAATTCGTGTTGGAACAGCTGCAATCACAACTCGTGGTTTAGTTGAAGAAGATATGGAAACTATCGTAGCACTAATCGATAAAGTACTTGCTGATCACACAAATGAAGCAGTTATTGAAGAAGTAGCAAACGAAGTAAACGAAATGATGAGCGAAAGACCAATTTTCGTATACTAA
- a CDS encoding tRNA-(ms[2]io[6]A)-hydroxylase, protein MGVLRLQLPTDPRWVNIVEKNIEEILTDHAWCEQKAATNAITIITNNSEHQDLVKDLLALAKEEIDHFEQVHNIIIKRGLKLGRERKDDYVNELYLYMKKSGDGSRVSGLVERLLFSAMIEARSCERFKVLSENIQDEELAVFYRELMESEAGHYTTFITYARKYGVGIDVEKRWREWLAYEESIITNYGKGETIHG, encoded by the coding sequence ATGGGCGTATTAAGATTACAATTACCAACAGATCCAAGATGGGTAAATATTGTAGAAAAAAATATTGAAGAAATCCTGACAGACCACGCTTGGTGCGAGCAAAAAGCAGCAACAAACGCAATAACTATTATTACGAATAACTCAGAACATCAGGATTTGGTTAAAGATTTATTGGCTTTAGCCAAAGAAGAAATCGATCATTTTGAGCAAGTTCACAATATCATTATCAAAAGAGGATTAAAACTAGGACGCGAGCGCAAAGACGATTATGTAAATGAACTTTATTTATATATGAAGAAAAGCGGAGACGGAAGCAGAGTTTCAGGTTTGGTAGAAAGATTATTATTCTCGGCAATGATTGAAGCAAGAAGTTGCGAGCGTTTCAAAGTTTTATCAGAAAACATCCAAGACGAAGAATTAGCCGTTTTCTACAGAGAATTAATGGAAAGCGAAGCTGGACATTACACGACATTCATTACATACGCCAGAAAATACGGAGTAGGAATCGACGTTGAAAAACGTTGGAGAGAATGGCTTGCCTACGAAGAATCAATTATCACAAACTACGGAAAAGGCGAAACGATTCACGGATAA
- the fahA gene encoding fumarylacetoacetase, producing the protein MPITANDTKRKSWLEVPENSDFPIQNIPFGVFLTKENVVTVGTRIGDYAIDLGALQQLSYFEGIDLTDDMFMQDTLNDFISDGKKTWRLVRNRIADIFDENNPQLRDSTKDRDIVIFKIDDVEMQLPVLIGDYTDFYSSKEHATNVGKMFRDPENALLPNWLHIPVGYHGRSSTIVPSGIPVHRPMGQTLPNGEKLPVFGASRSVDFELETAFITTDVNVMGENIPNHEAEDYIFGMVLLNDWSARDIQKWEYVPLGPFLAKNFATSISPWIVTMDALEPFRTKGPKQDPTPLPYLQTKGKKAFDIHLEVSIQPENQEETIVSKSNFKYLYWSMAQQLAHHTSNGCRVNSGDMMGSGTISGPTPDSFGSMLELTWGGKNPIKLKDGTERKFIEDNDTVIIRGFCESNEVRIGFGEVSSQLLAPFVRA; encoded by the coding sequence ATGCCAATAACCGCCAACGATACCAAAAGAAAATCATGGTTAGAAGTACCAGAAAATAGTGACTTCCCTATTCAAAATATTCCTTTCGGTGTATTTCTTACTAAAGAAAATGTCGTTACAGTAGGAACGCGAATTGGCGATTATGCCATTGATTTAGGGGCTTTACAACAATTAAGCTATTTTGAAGGAATAGATTTAACCGATGATATGTTCATGCAGGACACGCTAAATGATTTTATTTCTGACGGAAAAAAAACATGGCGTCTCGTTCGAAATCGTATCGCTGATATATTCGACGAAAACAATCCACAGCTAAGAGATTCAACAAAAGATCGCGATATTGTTATTTTTAAAATTGACGATGTCGAGATGCAATTGCCTGTTTTAATTGGTGATTACACTGATTTTTACTCTAGTAAAGAGCACGCGACTAACGTAGGAAAAATGTTTCGCGACCCGGAAAATGCTTTACTTCCAAACTGGTTACACATTCCGGTAGGATACCACGGAAGAAGCTCAACTATTGTTCCGTCTGGGATTCCGGTTCACAGACCAATGGGACAAACTTTACCAAATGGGGAAAAATTACCTGTTTTTGGTGCTTCCCGTTCAGTAGATTTTGAACTTGAAACTGCTTTCATTACTACAGATGTAAACGTAATGGGAGAAAACATACCAAATCATGAAGCCGAAGATTACATTTTCGGAATGGTTTTATTGAATGACTGGAGCGCGCGCGATATTCAGAAATGGGAATATGTGCCTCTTGGACCATTCTTGGCCAAAAACTTTGCAACATCAATTTCTCCTTGGATTGTAACGATGGATGCTTTGGAACCTTTTAGAACTAAAGGTCCTAAACAAGATCCAACGCCGCTTCCTTATTTACAAACTAAAGGAAAAAAGGCATTCGATATTCATTTAGAAGTTTCAATACAACCGGAAAACCAAGAAGAAACTATTGTTTCTAAATCAAATTTCAAATATTTGTATTGGTCAATGGCACAACAATTAGCGCATCATACTTCAAACGGATGTCGTGTAAATTCTGGTGACATGATGGGTTCAGGAACGATTTCTGGTCCAACTCCTGATAGTTTTGGTTCTATGTTAGAATTAACTTGGGGCGGGAAAAACCCAATTAAGCTAAAAGATGGAACTGAACGTAAATTTATCGAAGATAATGATACTGTTATTATAAGAGGTTTCTGCGAAAGCAATGAAGTTCGTATTGGTTTTGGAGAAGTTTCAAGCCAATTATTAGCTCCTTTTGTGAGAGCTTGA
- a CDS encoding OmpA family protein encodes MKKKLASLSLVLLSFAANAQNMATTSTQSSVDQPAYNKWSIELNGGVNKPMRSMTPGYSSETFGLFHTDLGVRYMFNPKFGLKLDVGYDQLQERNDTPEFDSKYYRASLQGVVNLGRALNFETWTNTFGLLAHGGFGVSQLSNDDGFDGKDYMAHGIMGLTGQVRLSNRVALTGDLTGIINGRQNHNFDGHGIPNNSSLEGVLLNASVGLTFYLGKNEKHADWYSEDNERLNKLEDRVTTIETNLIDTDKDGVADLYDLEPNTVSGVAVNTKGQSIDNNQNGVPDELESYLDKTYAKKGSEGATNNTVEELINGGYVNVYFDFNSSKPTNASLSGVDFLVKYLKNNPGKTADIIGYADEIGNSSYNIELSRKRAEAVKKVAENAGIDASRLNVIANGEDTSVNKKSKEARQIVRRVTFQVK; translated from the coding sequence ATGAAAAAGAAATTAGCTTCCCTATCCCTCGTATTACTATCATTTGCAGCAAATGCTCAAAATATGGCCACTACTTCAACTCAATCTTCAGTTGATCAACCTGCATACAATAAATGGTCTATTGAATTAAATGGTGGTGTAAACAAACCAATGCGATCAATGACTCCTGGTTATTCCAGCGAAACCTTTGGTCTTTTTCACACAGATTTAGGTGTGAGATATATGTTTAATCCTAAATTTGGATTAAAACTGGATGTTGGTTATGATCAACTTCAGGAACGCAATGACACACCTGAGTTCGACAGCAAATATTACAGAGCAAGTTTACAAGGAGTTGTTAACCTTGGTAGAGCTTTAAACTTTGAAACATGGACGAACACTTTTGGTTTATTAGCGCATGGTGGTTTTGGTGTTTCTCAATTGAGTAACGACGATGGTTTTGATGGAAAAGATTACATGGCTCATGGAATCATGGGATTAACTGGACAAGTTAGATTAAGCAATAGAGTTGCTTTAACCGGAGATTTAACGGGAATTATTAACGGAAGACAAAACCATAACTTTGATGGGCATGGAATTCCAAATAATAGTTCGTTAGAAGGAGTATTATTAAATGCTTCTGTTGGTTTGACCTTCTACTTAGGTAAAAACGAAAAACATGCAGACTGGTATTCAGAAGACAATGAAAGATTAAATAAATTGGAAGATAGAGTTACTACAATTGAAACTAATCTTATTGATACTGATAAAGATGGTGTTGCTGATTTGTATGATTTAGAACCTAATACTGTTTCAGGAGTTGCTGTAAATACTAAAGGACAATCTATTGATAACAATCAAAATGGAGTTCCTGATGAATTAGAAAGTTATTTAGATAAAACTTATGCTAAAAAAGGCAGCGAAGGCGCAACAAACAATACTGTTGAAGAATTGATTAACGGTGGATATGTAAATGTTTATTTTGATTTTAATTCTTCAAAACCAACAAATGCTTCGTTATCCGGTGTTGATTTCTTAGTGAAATACTTGAAAAACAATCCTGGTAAAACTGCCGATATTATTGGTTATGCTGACGAAATTGGAAATTCTAGTTACAATATTGAATTATCAAGAAAAAGAGCTGAAGCTGTGAAAAAAGTAGCAGAAAATGCTGGAATCGATGCTTCAAGATTGAATGTAATTGCAAATGGTGAAGACACTTCTGTGAATAAAAAATCTAAAGAAGCACGTCAAATCGTGAGAAGAGTTACTTTCCAAGTAAAATAA
- a CDS encoding carbon-nitrogen hydrolase — protein sequence MPKRKYKIAVIQLNLNDVAENNLKKCISWVKDAANKGAEVILLPELYSSHYFCQSEDVDNFALAEPLYSTSFIAFSALAKELGVVIIVPFFEKRMAGIYHNSAYIIDTDGTEAGLYRKMHIPDDPHFYEKFYFTPGDLGFQAIETKKGKIGTLICWDQWYPEAARITALKGAEVLFYPTAIGWHPKEKEQYGENQYGAWMNVMKGHAVANGVFVAAANRIGLEKYIEGTEGIQFWGASFIAGPQGEILAQASHDQEEILIAEVDLDLQENVRQNWPFFRDRRIDAFGDITKRAID from the coding sequence ATGCCGAAAAGAAAATATAAAATCGCCGTTATTCAGTTAAATCTAAATGACGTTGCCGAAAATAATCTAAAAAAATGTATTAGTTGGGTAAAAGACGCTGCCAATAAAGGCGCAGAAGTTATCTTACTTCCGGAATTATATAGCAGTCATTATTTTTGTCAAAGTGAAGATGTAGATAATTTTGCTTTAGCAGAACCACTTTACAGTACTTCGTTTATTGCTTTTAGTGCTTTGGCAAAAGAATTAGGAGTAGTGATTATTGTTCCTTTCTTCGAGAAAAGAATGGCGGGAATCTATCACAATAGTGCGTACATTATTGATACTGATGGAACAGAAGCTGGTTTATACCGTAAAATGCACATTCCGGACGATCCACATTTCTACGAAAAATTCTATTTTACGCCAGGTGATTTAGGATTTCAGGCAATTGAAACTAAAAAAGGAAAAATTGGAACTCTAATTTGTTGGGATCAATGGTATCCTGAAGCAGCTCGTATTACTGCTTTAAAAGGTGCCGAAGTATTGTTTTATCCAACAGCAATTGGTTGGCATCCAAAAGAAAAAGAACAATACGGAGAAAACCAATATGGCGCGTGGATGAACGTTATGAAAGGTCACGCTGTTGCAAATGGAGTTTTTGTTGCCGCTGCAAACAGAATTGGTTTAGAAAAATATATTGAAGGAACAGAAGGAATTCAGTTTTGGGGAGCTTCGTTTATTGCAGGTCCGCAAGGTGAAATTTTAGCTCAGGCTTCTCACGATCAGGAAGAAATTCTAATTGCAGAAGTTGATTTGGATTTGCAAGAAAATGTGCGTCAAAACTGGCCGTTTTTCAGAGACAGAAGAATCGATGCTTTTGGAGATATTACAAAAAGAGCGATAGACTAG
- a CDS encoding choice-of-anchor I family protein, which produces MKKLSITLLAALSIMVSCNNDENSKNEPEIGSNENPATFKEIGSITIGGEGAAEISAYDEKTKKLFTVNNSGTNQIDVIDLSDPTKPTKIGKIDLTPYESASNSVSVFDGKLAVALESTVNKQGNGKVVVFNTSDLSLVKQITVGALPDMITFSPDGKFIMTANEGEPSTDYLQDPNGSISIIEVANGYAVTTLNFESFSAQAATLQKDGFRISKYAKSFAQDIEPEYVTISDDSKTAWVTLQENNGVAKVDLTSKTITAIYPLGFKDFNTAANAIDVSDKDDKIAFNPWKVKGMYMPDGISHFTANDTPYFVTANEGDAREYTAYSDIKRMKDMKLDATVFPDAATLKLEPNLGRLNLITDMGDSDGDGDLDELVAFGARSFSIWNGNTGKIVFDSKNDVDKKTQELGTYDDKRSDDKGSEPEAVVAVKMGTQNILFVGLERSDAFMTYDVTNPASPQYLQTVKTGDAPEGILFIPASKSPTKRSLLVVSSEGDGTIKIFQPDLK; this is translated from the coding sequence ATGAAAAAACTAAGCATCACATTACTAGCAGCTTTATCTATTATGGTAAGTTGTAATAATGATGAAAATTCAAAAAACGAACCAGAAATTGGAAGCAACGAAAATCCTGCAACTTTTAAAGAAATCGGTTCGATTACAATTGGAGGCGAAGGAGCTGCAGAAATCTCTGCATATGACGAAAAAACAAAAAAACTTTTTACAGTAAACAATAGCGGAACAAATCAAATCGATGTAATTGATTTATCTGATCCTACAAAACCAACCAAAATTGGTAAAATAGATTTAACTCCATATGAAAGCGCTTCAAACAGTGTTTCTGTTTTTGACGGAAAACTTGCTGTGGCTTTAGAATCAACGGTTAACAAACAAGGAAACGGAAAAGTTGTTGTTTTTAATACCAGCGATTTAAGTCTTGTCAAACAAATTACAGTTGGCGCATTGCCTGACATGATTACTTTTTCGCCTGACGGAAAATTTATTATGACTGCTAATGAAGGAGAACCAAGCACAGATTATTTGCAGGATCCAAACGGAAGTATTTCTATAATTGAAGTTGCAAATGGTTATGCCGTTACGACTTTAAATTTTGAGTCTTTTAGCGCTCAGGCAGCAACTTTACAAAAAGACGGTTTTAGAATTTCGAAATATGCAAAAAGTTTTGCTCAGGATATCGAGCCTGAATATGTAACTATTTCTGATGATTCTAAAACTGCCTGGGTAACTTTACAAGAAAATAATGGTGTTGCAAAAGTAGATTTAACATCTAAAACTATTACTGCAATTTATCCTTTAGGTTTTAAAGATTTCAATACTGCTGCTAATGCAATTGACGTAAGTGATAAAGATGACAAAATTGCTTTTAATCCATGGAAAGTTAAAGGTATGTATATGCCTGACGGAATTAGCCATTTTACAGCAAATGACACTCCATATTTTGTTACTGCAAACGAAGGTGACGCAAGAGAATATACTGCTTATTCAGATATTAAAAGAATGAAAGACATGAAGTTAGACGCAACTGTTTTTCCTGATGCTGCAACTTTAAAACTAGAGCCAAACTTAGGAAGACTTAATCTTATTACTGATATGGGAGATTCTGACGGTGATGGAGATCTAGATGAATTAGTAGCTTTTGGTGCTCGTTCTTTCTCTATCTGGAATGGAAACACTGGTAAAATTGTTTTTGACAGTAAAAATGATGTAGACAAAAAGACTCAGGAATTAGGAACTTATGATGACAAACGTAGTGATGATAAGGGTTCTGAGCCAGAAGCTGTAGTTGCTGTTAAAATGGGAACTCAAAATATTCTATTTGTTGGTTTAGAAAGATCTGATGCTTTTATGACTTATGATGTAACAAATCCTGCTTCTCCACAATATTTGCAAACTGTAAAAACTGGTGATGCTCCAGAAGGAATTCTTTTTATTCCGGCTTCTAAAAGTCCAACAAAAAGAAGTTTATTAGTAGTTAGCAGTGAAGGCGACGGAACGATAAAAATCTTTCAGCCGGATTTAAAATAA
- a CDS encoding pentapeptide repeat-containing protein, with product MKKESEYFLDKEYNTKTYGKDDLNFKDFECCVFNNCNFSACTFLAVTFIDCVFNDCIFNESKINYVAFRTATFNRCEIKEVNFAMCDKLIFEVHFHDCILDFSKFYTLKIKGTTFTNCSLIAVDFMATDLTSVLFDNCDLYRSEFDKAIANKADFKTSYNYTIDPSKTKLKKAVFALKELKGLLFKHDIIVS from the coding sequence TTGAAAAAAGAGTCCGAATATTTCCTTGATAAAGAATACAATACCAAAACTTATGGTAAAGACGATCTTAATTTTAAGGATTTTGAATGTTGTGTTTTTAATAATTGTAATTTTTCTGCCTGTACTTTTTTAGCGGTTACTTTTATTGATTGCGTTTTTAATGATTGCATTTTTAATGAATCCAAAATTAATTATGTAGCTTTTAGAACGGCAACTTTTAACCGTTGCGAAATCAAAGAAGTGAATTTTGCAATGTGTGATAAACTTATTTTTGAAGTTCACTTTCACGATTGCATTCTGGATTTTTCGAAGTTTTATACTTTAAAAATAAAAGGTACCACATTTACCAATTGCAGCTTGATTGCAGTCGATTTTATGGCAACTGATCTTACGAGTGTTTTATTTGATAATTGCGATTTATACCGCTCAGAATTTGATAAAGCGATCGCCAACAAAGCGGATTTTAAAACCAGTTACAATTATACTATTGATCCTTCAAAGACCAAACTGAAGAAAGCTGTTTTTGCTTTGAAAGAGTTGAAAGGATTGCTGTTTAAACATGATATTATTGTGAGTTAA